From a region of the Hippopotamus amphibius kiboko isolate mHipAmp2 chromosome 3, mHipAmp2.hap2, whole genome shotgun sequence genome:
- the LOC130849404 gene encoding olfactory receptor 8J1-like yields MAPGNFTQVTEFILTGVSDRPDLQIPLFCVFLVIYGLTVVGNLSIITLTSVDSRLHTPMYFFLWHLAIINLGNSTVIAPKMLINLLVKKHATSYYECAAQLGVFLVFIVAEIFMLAVMAYDRYVAICNPLLYMVVVSQRICLLLVFLTYLYDFSTAVVASYAVFSMAYCSSNVINHFYCDVIPLLALSCSDTSFPETVVFISAATNLVVSILIVLVSYFNIVLSILRMRSSEGRKKAFSTCASHTMAVSVFYGTLLFMYLQPRTNHSMGSDKMASVFYTLVIPMLNPMIYSLRNKDVKAALKRFLTNHAVLCRCNFRTL; encoded by the coding sequence ATGGCTCCTGGAAATTTCACCCAAGTCACTGAGTTTATTCTCACAGGAGTCTCAGACCGTCCAGACCTCCAGATCCCACTCTTCTGTGTGTTCCTGGTCATCTATGGGCTGACCGTGGTGGGGAACCTGAGCATCATCACTCTCACCAGTGTGGACTCTCGACTTCACAcccccatgtattttttcctctggCATTTGGCCATCATCAATCTTGGCAATTCTACTGTCATTGCCCCTAAAATGTTGATCAACTTGTTAGTAAAGAAGCACGCCACCTCCTACTATGAATGTGCTGCCCAACTGGGAGTGTTCTTGGTTTTCATTGTAGCTGAAATTTTCATGTtagctgtgatggcctatgaccgctacgtggccattTGTAACCCCCTACTCTACATGGTGGTGGTGTCTCAGCGGATCTGCCTTCTGCTGGTTTTCCTCACATACCTCTATGACTTTTCCACAGCTGTTGTGGCCTCATATGCTGTATTCTCTATGGCTTATTGCTCATCCAATGTAATCAATCATTTTTACTGTGATGTCATCCCTCTGTTAGCATTATCCTGCTCTGATACTTCCTTTCCAGAAACAGTAGTATTTATATCTGCAGCGACAAATTTGGTGGTTTCCATACTTATAGTCCTTGTATCTTATTTCAACATTGTGTTGTCCATTCTAAGGATGCGTtcatcagaaggaaggaaaaaagcattttCCACATGTGCTTCACATACGATGGCAGTTTCAGTGTTCTATGGAACTCTACTTTTTATGTATTTGCAACCACGAACTAATCATTCTATGGGTTCTGATAAAATGGCTTCAGTGTTTTATACGCTGGTGATTCCCATGCTGAATCCCATGATCTACAGCCTGAGAAACAAGGATGTGAAAGCTGCCTTAAAGAGATTCCTGACAAATCATGCTGTTTTATGTCGATGTAATTTTAGAACTCTGTag